The genomic region gtttaattgaaaaaaatattacacaaaCAGGAAAATATGAAATGATAATCAATATGATAATGCCGATGCATTGCGTAAAGTTAAAGTGTGcaaaggaagaggaggaagaaaaaagaaaaagaaatgacTCACAgcaaattactatatattccaTATGTGCTATCTATTCTCCTTCGTATTAGCCATTGTGTACAATTTCCAAACAGAATTGTATGTATCCATATTtagggcgggggggggggggggggggggggtgaaacactcaatctcatgtcaatcttgagtacctatagattaattttgcatccttcatatctccgaaaagtctttagttttattatatttataaaagaaatataggctgtaccgagtctttctggaaaatacagagtgcctggaggcgtatcgtgtgggcggagctaaagaatgatgagcgcgcacaaagcggtgacgtcctcaagcgtggagaaagcCAAGGCTATCGATTCTCAGCTAATACATGATTTAGctaatcagatccggaggctgaaataaattgaacaggagaaacagcagcagcaggacgtccctCTCTGTGGtttggactgtatttagtggcctgtcaacatttgtgtgtctttactcgcagtttatgaggacatgattcagtttatggactattgtacacgactaaaccttagcagtagcaagcaaaacggtttagtgtaacgttatacatagaacaacaatggagtaaccgttagcgcatttgaatgacgaagcacgcgatcgtgtcgtttactgatgtttactcacgcgacgatagccaacagcacagacgtttgaagcagttttactcaccggctgcttccaaagcaggaccaaacctttatcgctgggaccgctccgtcaaaaacacacttctttggtatgatttggtgaagtcctgtgacagcactGACCGTGGAAATACACTTTGCGACGCGGCTGAatcgatgttgtgaagcttcccgtcatttctgcgttcaaatcggttcaaatgcagcgctgccttcccggaatgctgtgctgaagctttgaagtcgctcgacgtcacccataggaataaagtggagcgcagcgCGACCATAGGGcacgtcataagtgttcacggacgactggatctgcagctgagcgagtgtttatgggcgtgcatttcctctctcgttctagtcacgcgcgtgcgcaccctaccaggagaagagcccgtacggcccatacaaggaccttccgttctattaaagtcaagccgacccatactcgaaaaaaactctccgaaacttgtgagaaaccggaaggagtatctttgacacagaaatactccatcaaacgtccaacattagtttttgaaactttgtctatgtttaggatgggaatccaagtctttaacagtgtgaaaagctcagtatgcatgaaacagcatttcacccccccccccctaatcTATAGAGAAAaacaataattattcatacagTACATCTTTAACAATTGCAAAGTACTCTTCTTTTGTTGATGGATTCTCATCCAGCCATGTCCTGCTCATTGCTTTTTTCCCCTAGTAACCAGTAACTTTTTAAGTACTTGTCTTAAATATTAAGATACCatggtatgtttttttttttaaatatatagtaCCAGAGCTGTGCTCCATCTCGAATCCCTGTATTTATTCTATTTCAGTGACTACCTCTAGCCCAtgggttttcaaacctgtcctggatgACCTCCAGCTCTACATAATTTGTATTTCTCTAATTAATTTGTCGGTCTCCTCCTGGTCTGACTGGAGGGCATGAATTTCGAAGACCCCAACTGGAAACTCAACCTGCAACAGCCTTCCATTATTGCTCTCCAGCTTGTGAGAGAAGCATATGCTGTGAGAGTGACTCAATGAAATGATTAAACTGTTTTAGAGTGAGCGACTGGCCCAGCTTGAGATTTTTCACGGATGTGAGTATGGTAGCTACACGAGCAGGCGAAACAATGGCCTGCATCGTGAATAAATCCCACATCACACCCAgaaaaaagtggttctctgtGCTGGAGAAAGTACACTCTTTTTGGCATTCAATCTCAACCCCAGCTTCTGAATATAAGCgagaacgacatctcgatgtCGAACCACCCTCTCCTCTGACTGAGCCAAGATAAGTCAGTCCTCCATATAATTTATTATCTGAATACCTTGCAGCctgagctgcatccatgcatttCGTGAATGTGCAGAGTGACAGAGCTAGACCGAATGGAAGTACCTGATATTGGTATGCTTCGCCTCCGAAAAGCACTGTGCTGAACACTCTCTCACTTTCTACACTAGTGCAGGGGGCACAGAAGTATTTTGTGGCAGTGGCAGCAAGGCAAGGTAATCTGTATTTGTAGACTCCCCAGTACTGATATGGGTTATCTGAGGCAGTGACGGTTTTCTCTGCAAGATTTCCATGCATTTGGACTGCAGGGCTTGAGCTACTTGCAGCACTAGGATCTTCAACCTCCTCTACAATTTGGTCAAACTCTTGCATAAAGCTGCTCGGTGCTGATGTTTTCACCCGATGATTTTGCGGCCTGTGATACTCCAGCTGTGCTCCTCCTCAGGTCTTCCTCTAGTTCCCGTCAGTGCATCTTTTTCACGCTTTGCAGATTTTGCACTTGTAAGGTATCTgaaacagaaataaaatataGGTTAGGCTAAATTAATCACTTGatgacacaaaaaaatatattctaaatgtttaaatttacAGCATGGCATCACATCAAATACAATAGAAGTGTTATTGTGGAGAGTAAACAATctataataaagcatttttttgacAGCTtgaagcgttttttttttcttccattgtTTTGATGCCAGTATCTGCATCGCCTTacttagcaaggatgcatttgaGGATGGTGACAGCTGTAATGACGTCAGCGGTTGGGGCAGTCGATGAGCTTACTTTCCTTGTGAACTCTTCAAATGGTGCTAGAACAATGCTTGTTTTTTCTAGCAAAGCCCACTGGTTAGCGGTCAGTGTACTGGGCAGGTCATGGTCAGGAATGAAAGCGCAGAGGACTCGCTTCTGTTCCAGAAGACTCTGTATCATCATGTACGTAGAATTCAACCTTTTGACGTCTTGTTGCAGGCATTTAGGTTGCATTTGCATCTAGAGCTGGATATCTTGCACCCTTGAATACGCAAGTGGATAATGTTTAAAATGCCCCACAATTTGTCTACCAATTGCAATGGCATCGTTCACACTCCGTTGTGACAGTAGTCCCTCATTACAAGCTGTGAGCAAAGCAGCCTATGCTCCGCACCCCCATGTTGTCCATGGCCTTTTTCATATTGCTTGCATTGTCCCAGAGTATGACTTTATTCAAAGGAATGTGCCACTGGTAAAGTATATCCTTAATTGCAGCCGAAATGATATCGCTGGTGTGTGAACCATGAAAGTTTTTAGCTTGAAGCATTGCCCCATGTGGTGTACAGCTCGTGTCCAACCAGTGGACTGTTAAACTTACAGCAACATTGGACTCACAACAGAGCTCTATATATCTGTAGTAAAGCTCATAGCTTTTATATCTTTAATCTCTTTTGAGACCTGTTCGCAAACTTTTTTCTACAGTTCTGGCAGTGCAGTCTCAGAAAAATACTTGCGTGATGGAAGAGAGTACCTCGGCTCTAAGTGTTTCAGTAGGCGATGGAAGCCCTCATCTTCAACAACTGACATTGGTTGAGCATCTAAAACAAtgaattctacaactttctgtGTAATTGCTGATGCTTTCAAGCTTTCCATCTGAAACTTTTTGCGTCGTTGAAATGCATCCTGCAAAATTAGTTGCTTCTGGAATGTATTGTCCACTCCTTTTGTTATGCTGAGCTGCAGGAATTCAGTGTGCTCCTTAGCATGGTGATTCTGGATGTGCTTGATTAGATTGGTAGATCTCCTCTCGAAACATTTACTTTGCAGACATTGGAAACAGCCGACGAACTAGTTGGCATGGCAAATGTGAAATATCTCCACACAGCCGACTCaagcataattaaaaaaaactaatatcgGATCGGTGCTCCCCTAGTTTCAATGTCAGCATCTTGAACTTAAGTTTATTTACTTTACATTTCAGATGACGAAGATCTAAAATGGGACAGAGGCTCCTTTTAAAGAATCCTTGATTATAGAAGTTGTTCTTTTTCCTCTTTAGTTTTAAACAAGACACATTTTGGCGCAGCTTATTGCTTAAAAATTAGGATGTTTTGATGTAAAAAGCTTGATGACATTGTAAGTTATTAGATGCTATCCCGTGAGTATAATAACttgttgttttcttttgtttcaGTGAGCGATCTAAGGATTGTTCTGCTGGGAAAGAGTGTGTCAGAAAACAGTGGAGTGGGAAACTTCCTGCTGGGACGAGAAGCGTTTGACAGTGAAACTCCTCCAGATGTTGTAGAAAGAGTCGGAGGAAGATTGAAGGACAGACACATGATGGTCATCAACAGTCCTCAGCTGCTCCAGACAAACATCTCAGATCATCAGATCACACAGAAAGTGAAAGAGTGTGTTTATCTCTCTGATCCAGGACCTCATGTGATTGTTCTGCTCCTCAAACATGACCAGTGTTCAGCAGAAGATCAAGAGTGTGTGCAGAAGGTGCTGGACTCTTTCTCTGAGCAGGTTTATCAACACACCATGGTGCTCACCACACATGAGCCTAATGAAACCAATGACATCCTACATAAAATCATTCGAAAATGCTTCTACAGACACTCCAGCCTTCAGAGAAGCAGCTCTTCTGATGATCTTCTGCAGGTGCTTGACAACATTGTACAAATTAATGATGGACGGCACCTGGATTGTGCTGAAGCTTCACAGCATTTCACAATAGAGCAACAGGCCACAGAAAGGCGTGAGTGTGAAAATATTTGATGCTTCAAGGCAGCCAGTAGTGAAGTATTGAATTGTGAATTAAAAGTTTTCAAAAGAAGCACACTGATAAAGTTCatagttaaaaaaattacttggaaAATACTTTACTACGGTCTGCCTCTGGTTTCTAGTGATACATTAATGTTGTTGATGTTGTGGTTTTTATCTTGTTCTATTCATTTCAGAGGGTGTGAAGTTGAATCTGGTTGTATGTGGGAGTGACAGGACATTAAAATCCTCCATATCAGAGCTGATCTTGAGAGACCTGGAACATCATGGACATCTGATCAATCTGGTGGAGCTTCCATCTCTCATTCGCCTTTCAGAGGAGCAAGTGATGTGTCAGACCCTCCGCTCTGTGTCTCTCTGTCATCCTGGAGTTCATGTTTTCCTCCTCATTATTCCTGATGCTCCACTGACTGATGAAGACAAAGCAGAAATGGAGGAGATCCAGAGGATCTTCAGCTCAAGGATCAACAAACACATGATGATCCTCATAATGCAGAATTCAGACTGTCATACAGCAGAACTCAATGAAGAAATACAGGCTGTCATTGAGAGCTTTGGAGGACGACATCATGTCTTTGGTCCCACCACAGAAGTGTCCACATTGATGGAGGGTGTTGAGAACATGCTGGAAGAAAACAGAGGAGAGGTTTTCTCCACAGAGACATTTCTGGAGGCACAGATTAAAAAACTGCTGCAACTTGAAGAGATGAAGAAGAAAATCGACTCACTAGAGACAAATCTACTACTGCCACAAGGTAATGATGAGCAGAAAATCAGTTTGGGGCAAGAAAAAtgacacgcgcacacacacacacacgcgcacacacacacacacacacacacacacacacacacacacacacacacacacacacacacacgtcaggttcactatctttgtggggactctccatagacgcaatggtttttatactatacaaaccgtattttctattttctacccctggccctaaacctacccatcacaggaaacattctgcatttttactttctcaaaaaaaaaactcatcctgtatgatttataaaccttttgaaaagtggggaccactgactggtccccacaatgtaggtaatctcaggATTACTGTAATATTCAAAGCCATAGATTTGTATACGTAGATTCCTCATTTGACCGCTCCATGCATGTCAATGCGCGTCCATTTTGGATGGTCAAAACACAATGTTgccataacaacaacaacactgcacagCCTCTTTAAAATTCTGCGAAACATGAGATATGAGATAACATTTCACAGGTGAGAATGtgttggtttgtgtttttatagcCAATGTATTATAAACCCAATGTTGTGTTAGTTTAGTAATTGTAATGTTCTACACAAAAACCCATCTATAGAGTCAAAAATATTCCCCATACAGATACATTGGATGGGTTTATAATaagggttggttcacccaaaaactttaattctgtcattaattcctcacccttaTGTTGGTCCAAACtcgtaagacttttgttcatcttcagaacacaaatgaagtatTTTTGATCCAGATTAAAATCCAGAAAGGTTGTAAAGACATAAAAATATTCCATGTTACTCCAAGGGTTCAACTTTAAtgttaacaaacaaaaatgacgacttcattaaaaaatgtcttCTAGTCTGTGTCAGACTCTTATGCTCTGGACGTAGTGTACTCACACTCAGTGTACTTTCCTGTAGCTCACCCggtagagcgtggtgctaacaccaaggtcatgggttcgattcccagggagagcaagaattgacaataatgtaaaatgtgtaccttgaatgcaatgtaagtcgctttggataaaagcgtctgccaaatgcataaatgtagtGTCAAAAAAAGTTACGTAGTTTAACAGCAGAATGGCACGTGCCCATGCGTGGTGGTGCTCTCGAGAACAGCGGCCAATAATAATATCGAGTTCTGAGTGTAACTATAAGTTATAGTTTAAAATCATGAACCTGACTCTCAGTCTATCCAAGCTTGGTGATTCTGAGAGTAAGGAATAGTGTTTTAGCCCTCAATATCCTCCTTTTTTATTCTAAACggtcttaaaggacaactccggtgagtaataaacctaggggtaattcacagatggttacagacTAGATCGTTCTCTGCGATGTAAatagttttatctctaaaaacagattagcttataacactagtctatggggcaccggatagtgaaattaaaccgctagttaataccactaacaaggctcaaaatagcctcacactgaCACAGTAGCagaatgagggtccctacatgtaaaccgaagcattgagaactttgtaagagtacaaacagtttaataagaagatactttataaacacagtgtgttacgcgttcacggacaggcgccattttggaaaacagtctcgacgaatcgATCCCTAGCGGTTTAATTTTACTActctgtgtctaccctgtgccccatagagaagcgttataagctaatctgtttttagagataaaactctttacattcagtAACTAtttgttaattacccctaggttcatttctcactggaGTTGTCCCTTAATATTTTTACTTATTATGCATGCTGTTTCTAATTCCTTACTAGCTACTTAAACCTCTTCCTATGCATCGGTTATAATAATTTTGATTATTTTCTTTCGTTCTTTCTATTTAAAgcactttaaattaaaatgttgtatggaatgtgctaaataaaaaaaattgctttgCCTAATGGTTCCCATTCTTGGAAAAGAAAAGCGAGGCAGTCACTAAAAATGTGCCTAACCAATGTGCACACTGCATACAGTACCATGTAACACACCTCTTAACACAACATCTCGTAAACTTACTTCCGCACAGTGCCTTAGTAGATCATACAAAACTATATAATGCTACACAAAAAAACCTTAAACAAATACAGGATAATGTAGAGATAAAATAATCGCACCGGAAATCACATAATCAGACATTACTCTTTGTAGGCTTTAAGACTGATGCACTTAATCTTTTATAGGTTCGACAGAGTGTGACGAAATTAGGATTGTGATGTTGGGAAAAACTGGAGTTGGGAAGAGTGCAACAGGAAACAACATCATAGGAAGAGTTGCATTTAAAGTAGACcagtcttttgaatcagttACTAAAGAGAATCAGAGAGAAACATCTGAAATCAATGGCCGAAACGTCACTGTGATCGACACTCCAGGACTGTTTGATACTGAACTTACGAACGAAGAAAGCCAGAGAGAAATCAGCAACTGCATCTCCATGATCCTGCCAGGACCGCATGTGTTTCTCTTACTGATATCACTGGGACGATTCACTAAAGAAGAAACAACAACAGTAAAGATCATCCAAGAGACGTTTGGTGAGAAATCTCTAATGTTCACCATGGTGCTCTTCACCAGAGGAGATCATTTAAATGACAAAACCATTGATCAGTGTTTAGGAAAACCTGGATCTGCTTTGAGGAACCTGATTGAAGCGTGTGGAAACAGATACCATGTGTTCAATAATAATCAGACTGGAGACCGAAAACAGGTGTCTGATCTACTGGAGAAGATAGACAACATGGTGAAGGCAAACGGAGGGAGCTTCTACTCATGTAAGATGTTCagacagatggagagagagaaacaagAACAACAGATGAAGCTCCTGATGGACAGAGTCACAGAAACAGAAGAACTGATGGACAAACTAgaagaagagaaagagagactgAAGATGGTGATGGATGAAGAAAGACAGCATCATGACGAAGCCagaaagagaagagaagaagagGAAAACAAGAGGTGGGAGAAAGAAAAACAGATTTGTGATGAACAGTTTCAGAGAATGAAGAGTGAAATGGATGGAATaataagagagaaagagaaaagagaaaaagagagacaaGGACAACTAGAGGATTTAGAGAAGAGACTGACAGAAGAACGAAATGTGAGAGAAGATCTACAGAAGACTTTTGAAGAGAAACTGAAACTCCTTGAAGAACAGCATGAAGGTGAACTTAAGAAAAGACGAGCGGAGTGGAGAGAGCAATATGAACGAGCGAAAGAAAAGATTATGAGGGTCTGTTCTGAAACTAGTCATTCACTACAGGTGAGTTTTCAGAGAAACGTGTAGAGAACTGATATAAAGTTGTGCTTGAAAGTTTGTGAACCCATTgcaaatctgtgaaaatgtgaatcattttaacaaaataataagaatcttaatatatatatatatatatatatatatatatatatatatatatatatatatatatatatatatatatatatatatatatatatatatatatatatatatctgttatgtgaaatgcttatttaagacattgccaaataaataaataaatatattaatttatttggcACTGTCTTAAATAAGCATTTCACATAACAGATGTTTACATCTAGTCCACAAGACAACAAAATAGctgaatttgtaaaaaaaaaaaaaaaataccctgTTCACAAGTTTATGAACCTTTGATTTTGGCACGTTGGGCAGAGACAAGAGACTcatgaacaaccatcacaaaacacacacacagctgtggaTCGTTTAGGGAACGACATaccccaaccccccccccccccacacacacacacacacacacacacacacacacacacacagcaatggATCATCAGGGcagaacacaacacacacacacacagcaatggATCATCAgggcagaacacacacacacacacacatacacacacacacacacacagcaatggATCATCAgggcagaacacacacacacacacacacacacacacacacagagccataGATCATCCAGGGAACAATACACCGTATTGAGAATTAAGGAtacatttttagaaaatattttttttgtgttttttggactTTATGGAAACTTATTTTGGacttattcaggacagtactaaataaataaaaaaattaaaaagcattTTGCATGAcccctcttattttgttaaaattattcacattttttcAGATTCTTTCACAAACTTTCAAGCAGCACTGTATGTTACGGAGTCATTTTCTGATGAACTAAAATAATCATTGCAAGGCAGACAGTCATGCTGAACCGAACTGAAGATCTGTTAtgattaattacataaaaaaatatttgatatttttacaGATATCTAAGCGCCTTTTCTCATTAATAATCACAATTAAGtgattttataatataaaaacgGTCCGTTGACATAACAGTTGTTTAATCTATACCGAAAACACATATGTAAACAATATTGCTTTTAATAATGACAATTGTtttcaaatatttgttttagtttactgtatttttgtcttgaaCAGGGAGAAAACAATGGAACAAGTGTCAGAGCAGTAGAGAATCTGTTTCACAGACTTCATCTTCACAGCCGCCACAATAAACTGAGAGCTGCAGATGTTGTTCAGATAACCAAACATTCATTACATTCCCACGAGTCTTGTGCTGAAGAGGAGCTGATTCAGACTTTTATTCAAAAACTACTGATGATGAACTTCAGAGCGAGATACATTCATGCTAAAGAGCCTAGTGAATCACTTGAAGATGAGAGTAATATTTTTAAAGATGTATCTTTATCAAACACAGGAACGAGTCAATCTGAGAGAATCCACCCGATGGATGTCCAGATGGCCGCATTTCATTGTGCTGATGGTTTCCTGAAGCAGCTGATGGTCACTAAACTGTCCCAGTGTCAGTACGCTCTGCCTCTGCTTGTTCCTGATCCATTCACACGACAGATTGAGTTTCCTCTCTGGACATTCAGACAAATCAACAAGAGCTGGAAGATGAGAAACACCAACAATCAAATCACCAGTCAAACCCAGCCGATCTACAAGGCCGAAACTCCAATGGTGTTTTTCTTCAGGTTTGGCTTTGTGTCTTCATCCAAGTCTGAGCTGATGAACAGTCTGAtcaacaacaaacacaacacgTTCTACCACAGGAACTGCCCAGGCAGCAGCAGGACCAGAGTCCTGATGGATGGAGTGGTGGAGATCGCCTGGTTCTGCCCTTCAGGGAAAAACATGGATAAATTCACTGACTGTGTTGCGTTCTGTAATCTACACGGTGATTCTGGAGACCATGAGAAACAGCTGCAGATCCTCACTGAAATGGCTTCAGTCAATGTTGTTATTCTGCCAAAACTTCAGAAGAATGACAGAAGCATGACAGAAGTTCAAAAACTCTACAAGGACTCAAAGCCACTGATTTGTCTTTTTACTGAGGATGTTTCAACTCTACCTGAGATGCAGAAAGGGAAATACAACATTGGTCTGAAAGACAGAAATCCGTCAGATGTATCTGAAGAACTCAGAAGAGCTATAAATGATTGTCTCGCAGAATCATCTTCATCTTTCAGACTCGAAGACATGTCCAAACTCTCAGACATCAGAGTAGATGAGGAAGAGGATGATGACTGCAGGAGAGGAAGAGAACAAGCACAGCAGATGATGAGTTTACTGAAGAAGAAAGatctgataaaaaataaagaatcaaTTCT from Pseudorasbora parva isolate DD20220531a chromosome 11, ASM2467924v1, whole genome shotgun sequence harbors:
- the LOC137093283 gene encoding interferon-induced very large GTPase 1-like isoform X1; translated protein: MSSADHTGIVAQNAAQRKRCSRDHPPAMSDLRIVLLGKSVSENSGVGNFLLGREAFDSETPPDVVERVGGRLKDRHMMVINSPQLLQTNISDHQITQKVKECVYLSDPGPHVIVLLLKHDQCSAEDQECVQKVLDSFSEQVYQHTMVLTTHEPNETNDILHKIIRKCFYRHSSLQRSSSSDDLLQVLDNIVQINDGRHLDCAEASQHFTIEQQATERQGVKLNLVVCGSDRTLKSSISELILRDLEHHGHLINLVELPSLIRLSEEQVMCQTLRSVSLCHPGVHVFLLIIPDAPLTDEDKAEMEEIQRIFSSRINKHMMILIMQNSDCHTAELNEEIQAVIESFGGRHHVFGPTTEVSTLMEGVENMLEENRGEVFSTETFLEAQIKKLLQLEEMKKKIDSLETNLLLPQGSTECDEIRIVMLGKTGVGKSATGNNIIGRVAFKVDQSFESVTKENQRETSEINGRNVTVIDTPGLFDTELTNEESQREISNCISMILPGPHVFLLLISLGRFTKEETTTVKIIQETFGEKSLMFTMVLFTRGDHLNDKTIDQCLGKPGSALRNLIEACGNRYHVFNNNQTGDRKQVSDLLEKIDNMVKANGGSFYSCKMFRQMEREKQEQQMKLLMDRVTETEELMDKLEEEKERLKMVMDEERQHHDEARKRREEEENKRWEKEKQICDEQFQRMKSEMDGIIREKEKREKERQGQLEDLEKRLTEERNVREDLQKTFEEKLKLLEEQHEGELKKRRAEWREQYERAKEKIMRVCSETSHSLQGENNGTSVRAVENLFHRLHLHSRHNKLRAADVVQITKHSLHSHESCAEEELIQTFIQKLLMMNFRARYIHAKEPSESLEDESNIFKDVSLSNTGTSQSERIHPMDVQMAAFHCADGFLKQLMVTKLSQCQYALPLLVPDPFTRQIEFPLWTFRQINKSWKMRNTNNQITSQTQPIYKAETPMVFFFRFGFVSSSKSELMNSLINNKHNTFYHRNCPGSSRTRVLMDGVVEIAWFCPSGKNMDKFTDCVAFCNLHGDSGDHEKQLQILTEMASVNVVILPKLQKNDRSMTEVQKLYKDSKPLICLFTEDVSTLPEMQKGKYNIGLKDRNPSDVSEELRRAINDCLAESSSSFRLEDMSKLSDIRVDEEEDDDCRRGREQAQQMMSLLKKKDLIKNKESILPCQGKLWHQWCQKNKELHKLQGDEQENDKETNKKKTEMNKIREQQNKSDISEIIKFFITEMFSNAEHELYFLKWLTILLDEQTSGGLKYYEKSASTVKLKEKPDKHGQLRPKQNKLVKIYDDLQAAALGLEHIIREIGQIYESCSSLKKQKKGLQFDFSSLPSLAAEMMISGFPLELMDGDAHVPVIWISAVLDELIQKLGDQRVFVLPVLGIQSSGKSTMLNAMFGQQFDVSAGRTTRGAFMQLVRVSDDMKPQMNFDYMLVLDTEGLQLAGRSTRHHDIEFATFIVGLGNLILINIFGENPTELQEILQIVFQAFMRIKKVRLNPSCVFVYQNLSDVTNAEKNIGGMRRMKEKLDEMTKLAAKDEVCDAESLSDVTGFDVQYSVKYFAQLWEGSPPMAPPNPSYCDNIQELKNTIITHALKSHGMMIKDLKDYIKHFWEALLKE
- the LOC137093283 gene encoding interferon-induced very large GTPase 1-like isoform X2, which produces MTSVQQKIKSVCRRHSSLQRSSSSDDLLQVLDNIVQINDGRHLDCAEASQHFTIEQQATERQGVKLNLVVCGSDRTLKSSISELILRDLEHHGHLINLVELPSLIRLSEEQVMCQTLRSVSLCHPGVHVFLLIIPDAPLTDEDKAEMEEIQRIFSSRINKHMMILIMQNSDCHTAELNEEIQAVIESFGGRHHVFGPTTEVSTLMEGVENMLEENRGEVFSTETFLEAQIKKLLQLEEMKKKIDSLETNLLLPQGSTECDEIRIVMLGKTGVGKSATGNNIIGRVAFKVDQSFESVTKENQRETSEINGRNVTVIDTPGLFDTELTNEESQREISNCISMILPGPHVFLLLISLGRFTKEETTTVKIIQETFGEKSLMFTMVLFTRGDHLNDKTIDQCLGKPGSALRNLIEACGNRYHVFNNNQTGDRKQVSDLLEKIDNMVKANGGSFYSCKMFRQMEREKQEQQMKLLMDRVTETEELMDKLEEEKERLKMVMDEERQHHDEARKRREEEENKRWEKEKQICDEQFQRMKSEMDGIIREKEKREKERQGQLEDLEKRLTEERNVREDLQKTFEEKLKLLEEQHEGELKKRRAEWREQYERAKEKIMRVCSETSHSLQGENNGTSVRAVENLFHRLHLHSRHNKLRAADVVQITKHSLHSHESCAEEELIQTFIQKLLMMNFRARYIHAKEPSESLEDESNIFKDVSLSNTGTSQSERIHPMDVQMAAFHCADGFLKQLMVTKLSQCQYALPLLVPDPFTRQIEFPLWTFRQINKSWKMRNTNNQITSQTQPIYKAETPMVFFFRFGFVSSSKSELMNSLINNKHNTFYHRNCPGSSRTRVLMDGVVEIAWFCPSGKNMDKFTDCVAFCNLHGDSGDHEKQLQILTEMASVNVVILPKLQKNDRSMTEVQKLYKDSKPLICLFTEDVSTLPEMQKGKYNIGLKDRNPSDVSEELRRAINDCLAESSSSFRLEDMSKLSDIRVDEEEDDDCRRGREQAQQMMSLLKKKDLIKNKESILPCQGKLWHQWCQKNKELHKLQGDEQENDKETNKKKTEMNKIREQQNKSDISEIIKFFITEMFSNAEHELYFLKWLTILLDEQTSGGLKYYEKSASTVKLKEKPDKHGQLRPKQNKLVKIYDDLQAAALGLEHIIREIGQIYESCSSLKKQKKGLQFDFSSLPSLAAEMMISGFPLELMDGDAHVPVIWISAVLDELIQKLGDQRVFVLPVLGIQSSGKSTMLNAMFGQQFDVSAGRTTRGAFMQLVRVSDDMKPQMNFDYMLVLDTEGLQLAGRSTRHHDIEFATFIVGLGNLILINIFGENPTELQEILQIVFQAFMRIKKVRLNPSCVFVYQNLSDVTNAEKNIGGMRRMKEKLDEMTKLAAKDEVCDAESLSDVTGFDVQYSVKYFAQLWEGSPPMAPPNPSYCDNIQELKNTIITHALKSHGMMIKDLKDYIKHFWEALLKE